A region from the Cydia amplana chromosome 7, ilCydAmpl1.1, whole genome shotgun sequence genome encodes:
- the LOC134649816 gene encoding tetratricopeptide repeat protein 12-like yields the protein MSLNTILSNPALKDKKEMELNEEWNNFVKRIGEVSGLVKDMASGDKAKADAAAAFADRYLQGKVIADEDVEMKVKCDRTVINKKAFRSMENEGEMDKDAWMAEVSKDAEMRFQDRKVRRERADTLKTQAVKAFNRGEYEKALSCYNRALEQVRDNPMLYCDRALTNIKLGNFQKVFKDCEWALKLNENSFKARLYTAKAHKELEETDKLEECLVELREKFPQHEELVQYFLEKKEGKQEEEDDDQ from the exons ATGAGTTTAAATACCATATTATCGAATCCAGCCTTGAAAGATAAGAAGGAAATGGAGTTAAACGAAGAATGGAACAATTTCGTGAAGAGAATAGGGGAGGTGTCAGGTCTAGTGAAGGATATGGCGAGCGGAGACAAGGCGAAAGCTGATGCTGCGGCCGCGTTTGCCGACCGGTATCTTCAGGGGAAGGTTATTGCTGATGAAGACGTGGAAATGAAGGTCAAGTGTGATCGTACTGTGATTAATAAAAAGGCGTTCCGGAGTATGGAGAATGAG GGTGAAATGGACAAAGACGCATGGATGGCAGAAGTGAGCAAGGATGCAGAGATGCGTTTCCAAGACAGAAAAGTACGCCGCGAACGCGCCGATACCCTCAAGACTCAAGCCGTAAAGGCTTTCAACCGAGGAGAGTACGAGAAAGCCCTATCTTGCTACAATCGGGCTTTGGAGCAAGTTAGAGACAACCCTATGCTGTATTGTGACCGCGCGCTTACTAATATCAAGCTTGGGAACTTTCAAAAG GTATTCAAAGACTGCGAATGGGCCCTGAAGCTGAACGAGAACAGTTTCAAGGCGCGTCTCTACACCGCTAAAGCCCACAAAGAGTTAGAAGAGACAGACAAACTGGAGGAATGCCTGGTAGAGCTGAGAGAGAAGTTCCCGCAGCATGAGGAACTGGTGCAGTACTTCTTGGAGAAGAAGGAAGGTAAACAGGAGGAAGAAGATGATGATCAGTAA